The genomic segment tccttaagtttgggtcagtcacagtggtcaggtattctgccactgtgtactctctgtttagggccaagtaGCATTCTAGTTTTCTCTgtgtttttgttaattctttccaatgtgtcaagtaattctctttttgttttctcatgattcggttgggtctaattgtgttgttgtccttgggctctgtggggtctttttgtgtttgtgaacagagccccaggaccagcttgcttaggggactcttctccaagttcatctctctgtaggtgatggctttgttatggaaggtttgggaatcgcttccttttaagtggttatagaattgaacggctcttttctgaattttgatcattagcgggtatctgcctaattctgctctgcatgcattatttggtgtttttcgttgtacactgaggatatttctgcagaattctgcatgcagagtctcaatttggtgtttgtcccattttgtgaattcttggttggtgagcggaccccagacctcacaaccataaatggCAATGGGTTtgtaactgattcaagtatttttagccagatcctaattggtatgtcgaattttatgttccttttgatggcatagaaggcccttcttgccttgtctctcagatcgttcacagctttgtggaagttacctgtggcgctgatgttaaggccgaggtatgtatagttgtttgtgtgctctagggcaacggtgtcaggaaggaatttgtatttgtggtcctggcaactggaccttttttggaacaccattatttttgtcttactgagatttactgtcagggcccaggtctgacagaatctgtgcagatgatctaggtgctgctgtaggccctccttggttggtgacagaagctctagatcatcagcaaacattaGACATTTTACTTCAGTTTCAGATTCTCTCGCGCTCTCTGTGTCTGTGGACGTGTTCGAGAGGATCAAAACCAcaatgtatcatgggtaaattgtgactgactgatcggcagtcgcctgcactcgttttgatgctctcgaactCGGCCGATGTCTGTACGTTCCCCCGCtgagacgttgcatgcatcaaccaatggttacGTGTTACGTCATCAACTGatagattgctataacatatgatgtggttagctgacacTTAAAATACCTTTCCATGCGTTGTAAGATCTGTCCCTTTGTTCGCCTGCCTACCTGTTGCGCCTGTTGTGAGTGGGGCAGGGATCTGTGCCTTCTGTAGTAGGCCAATCATCTCCTATCAACAGCATACTTGCAAATCGCTTGCCTCTGGCTCAGTGGCAGAGCCTATATAATCCACCAGGTGTCATTGCGTCATTGTTGATGTGGCTCTCCTATCTAATATGGTAGTAGTTTACAtcgctagcctggtcccagatcggttTATGCTGTTTTACATACCATTGGCAAGACACAAGACAGCAAAGACAGAGCTAGGGCCTGGCTACACAGAGAGATCTGGAACCAGACTATAGGCCTTTTGCTCCCTTTCAGGGAAATACAGGGTGATACctcatttacatttaacattctagtcatttagcagacgctcttatccagagcgacttacagttagtgagtgtatacatttttcatactagtgATATGAAATTTACACTGGTCCCTTATCAATCACAATGTATATTACGTTGTCTTGTAAAGCTACTGCATGTTCTGAACACACAGGCTATACAAATATCTAGAGAAGATCTGGGCTACAGTTTTGCTAGACTATTACTTTTCATGGCATCTTCTTAATTCACATCAATGCAATCCCATATTTGATCAAAGCTTGACTTTTTCCTCAGTTGAACTAAAGAGTAAAACTTTGACATCTCCCTGCTGACACCAATGCACCTGGTCACCCCAGACTTTGTCAGTCTAGCATTTAACTTGGCAATATTCCTCATGGGGTTCAGGCTGAGGATTCTTGCACAACCCACACGTTACACAGAAGTCCGGGGTGGACATGTGTTTACTTAAGCTCTGTGGTGAAGTTTAAAGTACAGGCTATATACCAGGGCATGTGGACTCAGTCGTTATTCTAGTGTACCCCCTTCATTACCTGCTACAATACTTCCATCCTCTCGCCCTGTCCTAACCCACCTGATGATGAGCTACCTGGGTATAGCCTTGGTTTTGGGGCTGCTGACGGGGGCATGGGCCCAGTTGTTGCTGCATAACGTGACCCGTCCTCCCTGCGACTCGCCCGACGTGGAAGCTGCAGCCCTGGTGGCCCAGGATTACCTCAACAGCCAGCACACCCACGGCTACAAGTACACCCTGAACCAGATCGATGACATCAAGATCATAACCAAGGTGAGCCAGAGCCGGAGCATGGATAATAGAATAGTTCACAGGGTCACATATAGATACATCTCTATATGGCTCATCTCTAGATTGGCATAGATGTATGATACAGTCTAGTGTAATGTCAAACATAGCAACATTCATTATTATAGACCGTATTAGAAATACCCACCTCAGTTAGATTGGACTTCTGTACTCGCAGAATGAGGTGGAATTATTGTTATGTTGTTTAAGTACGAAAAACAACAAGTACgaaaatgtttgcactcactaactgtaagtcgctctggataagagcatctgataaatgactaaaaaaggTAAATGTAAAGACAAGATACATTTTCAAGTTTATCTTATCAACTACCCAGGTCCTACCAGTCTACAGTTTTGCAGATGTTTGAGACGGATAAAATTGACATGATTCAAACAAAAATGTACACATTTTTATTTCGGTTTTGTTTACCCTAGTGTTGTCTGAACATCCAACATCTAAGGAGAAATACACGTTTTGATACAAAGcccctttttttcttcttcttgtgtTAACCTCTACAGTTAGCCCTGGAGCTGCATTCATGGTTATCTCTGAGTGgaagtactgatctaggatcagtctcACCTTTTAGATTATAGTGATTGAGACTATATGGACGAGgggggtgtgtgtgagggggatctgatcctagatcagaactccCACTCTGAGACAtagatataagatataagatatTCCCTTTGCAGTCATGCTCTCCTGTGTTGCTCCATAGCCTGATGGAACAGAGACCTACGTGATGGAGGTGGACCTGCTGGAGACCACATGTCATGTTCTGGACCCCACACCTGTCGCCAACTGCACCGTCAGACCGAAAGTGGCCACAGTGAGGCCAATTCTCCACTTTATTAAATAGATGTTGTATACTACGTAGTTAATTCCGATGGATCATTGGTaatgttgtttgttgttgttttaggcAGTGGAGGGAGATTGTGATGTGGTACTGAAAAAGGTTGGAGGAGTTATGTCTGTCACAGCTTTCAAGTGTAAAACTGAAGGTATGCAATCTTCATGTCAGATTTTTTTCAATCTAGCCCAGTGAATTATATAATTTCACAATCACGTTCCCAGGGCAAACAAAGTATAATCAACACATTCTGTGAACAAAGTCTGACAGCTACTGACTGGAGAGGTACCACAGAAGTGGGAAGGtgagatcccactgggcacacactggttgaatcaacgttgttccacgtcatttcaaggaaattacattgaaccaacgtggaatagatgctgaattgacgtctgtgcccagtggaatatattcacacacacacacaccaatacactcacctcctctctctatctggtACCATGTAAAGAATCAACGGAGGACCTCTGTGTGGGCTGTGCTTCACTCCTTCCCCTTAACGACACTGCAGGCCTGGCCGTGGTCTCTGCCTCGCTGGCCAACTTCAACAAGAAGACAGGCAATGAGTCATTGTTTGCAATCATGGAAGTTGGACGCATGTCAACTCAGGTAAACATATTTTTTCTAATCACATGATCATCATGTAGGCAAGAGCAAAAAAGTTACATTCAAGTTGCCAGCAGTCTTTAGGCATTTCTCAATCTTTTAAAAAGAGTATGGTCATGTTTTTTTATAGCCCAAAAAAGGGCCAGTTTCCTGCACACAGATCTAGGCTTtttctgtgtccaggaaactagCCCTAAATATAAAAGTGAAGAAGGGCTCCATTAGACAGGTTGATGTAGTACCTCTATCTCCTCTGTTGGAGCATATTCCTCCCATATACTAACTGTGACAAAGCTATAGTGGAAAGCCCTTATGTACGTCAATTCTGTTTGCAGGTTGTATCTGGTGGAGCCAGATACTTAGCGGAATACGTTATAGTAGAGACTAACTGCACCGCTGATGACAGTGATGACAACTGTGTGCCGCTGACCCATGCTATGGCAGTAAGTATACATTATATCTTGGAAGGAGGAATGCCCAAACCTGCATTCAAATGCCCATACtagcataccacttagaatgCACGCCCAACACATTTTTTTCATTCTAGGTGGTATGATAGTGTGGTTATTGAAACATACtcaatgtatttaatcaattccCACCATGTGACAAGCTAACAAGCCACGTTTAATTTATCTTTCAGCAACGTGGCTTTTGTCAAGTTGCAGGTGTGAGTTCTTCACACTCAGTCGACTGCAGTATATTTGCTGCATCTTCAATGGTAAGAGAAAATATATGCAATTATTCACACCTGTGAATAAGTA from the Coregonus clupeaformis isolate EN_2021a chromosome 14, ASM2061545v1, whole genome shotgun sequence genome contains:
- the ahsg2 gene encoding alpha-2-HS-glycoprotein 2, giving the protein MMSYLGIALVLGLLTGAWAQLLLHNVTRPPCDSPDVEAAALVAQDYLNSQHTHGYKYTLNQIDDIKIITKPDGTETYVMEVDLLETTCHVLDPTPVANCTVRPKVATAVEGDCDVVLKKVGGVMSVTAFKCKTEESTEDLCVGCASLLPLNDTAGLAVVSASLANFNKKTGNESLFAIMEVGRMSTQVVSGGARYLAEYVIVETNCTADDSDDNCVPLTHAMAQRGFCQVAGVSSSHSVDCSIFAASSMMPIVDTNGTVPVPAPVVHVHAGNLPKVHGLRHHKLTALHDPDLSGLLSAESDESGESNESIVPVVPVMVVPVGTEASPVVVVDPAVGMDAPVVAGVVKREAPGPVPDSPAIVLAPVRVCPGKKKFF